A genomic stretch from Actinomadura rubteroloni includes:
- a CDS encoding serine/threonine-protein kinase — protein MPNETTGEHLLARRYRLVNHVGRGGMGAVWKAHDEVLGRDVAVKEVILPHGLTDEERAVQYKRTFREARAAARLGHPGVVTVYDVVEEDGRPWIVMELIHARSLDQVIKQDGPLDVRRAADIGRQMLAALHAAHDAGVLHRDVKPSNVLVTGSTGRGERAVLTDFGIATAAGDATLTQTGLVMGSPAYIAPERARGRTAGPASDLWSLGVTLYAMLHGRSPFERNEPMAALVAVITEEPEPPSRAGRLTPVIEGLLRKNPDQRMNAIEAGALLDEIVRRETVDDQRTLAVEVPAERRPEPPADRTRVGLPVPDPGPAGTSPAGRPGLAAPGRNALLIAVIALVVLVAVASIVYANTRHDRKPSGKPSGTPTQHKAAAPPSSPLTTRPVSTVSPGLPKGFHRYSDRTGYTVAIPDGWTGPKHRQYGDYFYGPDGHSYIQIAQTSSPGRSALEDWRRQENGGRGFRDYDRIRIEPTGDHPPVPDTGDGAKSADWEFTHALGWGRAHVLNRGFVANGRGYAILVTLPDAGWSGRIAALEPVFAFFTPAR, from the coding sequence ATGCCGAATGAGACCACCGGCGAGCACCTGCTCGCCCGTCGCTACCGACTGGTGAACCATGTCGGGCGCGGCGGCATGGGGGCGGTCTGGAAGGCGCACGACGAAGTCCTCGGCCGGGACGTCGCCGTCAAGGAGGTCATCCTCCCGCACGGGCTCACCGACGAGGAACGCGCCGTGCAGTACAAGCGGACGTTCCGCGAGGCCCGCGCCGCCGCGCGCCTCGGCCATCCCGGCGTCGTCACCGTCTACGACGTCGTCGAGGAGGACGGCCGGCCCTGGATCGTGATGGAGCTGATCCACGCCCGCTCCCTCGACCAGGTCATCAAGCAGGACGGCCCGCTGGACGTCCGGCGCGCCGCCGACATCGGCCGGCAGATGCTCGCCGCGCTGCACGCCGCGCACGACGCGGGCGTCCTGCACCGCGACGTCAAGCCGAGCAACGTGCTCGTCACCGGATCGACCGGACGGGGCGAGCGCGCCGTCCTCACCGACTTCGGCATCGCGACGGCGGCGGGCGACGCCACCCTCACCCAGACCGGCCTGGTCATGGGCTCGCCCGCCTACATCGCGCCCGAGCGCGCCCGGGGCCGCACCGCCGGTCCCGCGTCCGACCTGTGGTCGCTCGGGGTCACGCTGTACGCGATGCTGCACGGCCGGTCGCCGTTCGAGCGCAACGAGCCGATGGCGGCGCTGGTCGCGGTCATCACCGAGGAGCCCGAGCCGCCGTCGCGCGCCGGGCGCCTCACCCCGGTCATCGAGGGGCTGCTGCGCAAGAACCCCGACCAGCGGATGAACGCGATCGAGGCGGGCGCGCTGCTGGACGAGATCGTCCGGCGCGAGACCGTGGACGACCAGCGCACGCTGGCCGTCGAGGTGCCCGCCGAGCGCCGTCCCGAACCGCCCGCCGACCGGACGCGCGTCGGCCTGCCGGTGCCCGACCCGGGGCCGGCCGGCACGTCCCCGGCGGGGCGGCCCGGCCTGGCCGCGCCCGGCCGCAACGCGCTGCTCATCGCGGTGATCGCGCTCGTCGTGCTGGTCGCGGTCGCGAGCATCGTGTACGCGAACACCCGGCACGACCGCAAGCCGTCGGGGAAACCGTCCGGGACGCCGACGCAGCACAAGGCGGCGGCCCCGCCGTCGTCGCCGCTCACGACGCGCCCGGTCTCGACCGTCTCGCCCGGCCTGCCGAAGGGCTTCCACCGCTACAGCGACCGGACGGGCTACACCGTCGCGATCCCCGACGGCTGGACGGGCCCCAAGCACCGCCAGTACGGCGACTACTTCTACGGGCCCGACGGCCACAGTTATATCCAGATCGCGCAGACCTCCAGCCCCGGCCGCAGCGCCCTGGAGGACTGGCGGCGGCAGGAGAACGGCGGCCGGGGCTTCCGGGACTACGACCGGATCCGCATCGAGCCGACCGGGGACCACCCGCCCGTCCCCGACACCGGCGACGGCGCGAAGTCGGCGGACTGGGAGTTCACGCACGCGCTCGGCTGGGGCCGCGCGCACGTGCTGAACCGGGGGTTCGTCGCGAACGGGCGCGGCTACGCGATCCTCGTCACGCTCCCCGACGCCGGCTGGTCCGGACGGATCGCCGCGCTCGAACCGGTCTTCGCGTTCTTCACCCCCGCCCGCTGA
- a CDS encoding serine/threonine-protein kinase, with translation MSEGAQDTVLAGRYRLVSVVGHGGMGTVWRAHDETLDREVAVKEVLLHPSLDDEERRERHRRTLREARASARLNHPGVVTVHDVVDADDRPWIVMELVDARSLQEVVDEDGTLAPDRAAGIGRQLVAALRAAHAIGILHRDVKPANVLLTRDGRAVLTDFGIAQLAGDATLTRTGLIMGSPAYMSPERVRGEKALPASDLWALGATLYAAVEGRPPHHRTDAMAVLAAVMTQPPDPPRNAGALAPVLFGLLDADPVRRLTADDADAALAAVAAGQVTAPLPYAPPPSPGGTALDAGPVPAPGPVPMPSRTWDVPLPPPPPRRRSPFVPVLAGIALTAVAAGVLAYALWPKKDTPTPRADDPSITVTTGAPTTPAARTTAPAGEPQVPAGMRLASNNGYELPVPAGWTVKDDPPYRRSWTDPATKAYVLVDETPWTGDPYTHWQDFEAEARANGRLPGYRHVSLTWADGGQAADLEYTWMNGAMRAVTRGVEANGRHYAVMVAYPVRSSSRRPLLLRSLHGFRP, from the coding sequence ATGTCGGAGGGAGCGCAGGACACCGTCCTCGCCGGACGGTACCGGCTCGTCTCGGTCGTCGGCCACGGCGGCATGGGCACGGTCTGGCGCGCGCACGACGAGACCCTGGACCGCGAGGTCGCCGTGAAGGAGGTGCTGCTGCACCCGTCCCTGGACGACGAGGAGCGCCGCGAGCGGCACCGGCGGACGCTGCGCGAGGCGCGGGCGTCCGCGCGGCTCAACCATCCGGGCGTGGTGACCGTCCACGACGTGGTGGACGCCGACGACCGCCCGTGGATCGTCATGGAGCTGGTCGACGCGCGCTCGCTCCAGGAGGTCGTCGACGAGGACGGCACGCTCGCGCCCGACCGCGCCGCCGGGATCGGCCGCCAGCTCGTCGCGGCCCTGCGCGCCGCGCACGCGATCGGGATCCTGCACCGGGACGTGAAGCCCGCGAACGTCCTGCTCACCCGGGACGGCCGCGCGGTCCTCACCGACTTCGGCATCGCGCAGCTCGCCGGGGACGCGACCCTCACCCGCACCGGGCTGATCATGGGGTCGCCCGCGTACATGTCGCCGGAGCGGGTGCGCGGCGAGAAGGCGCTGCCCGCGTCGGACCTGTGGGCGCTCGGCGCGACGCTGTACGCCGCCGTCGAGGGCAGGCCGCCGCATCACCGGACGGACGCGATGGCCGTCCTCGCCGCCGTCATGACCCAGCCGCCGGACCCGCCGCGCAACGCGGGCGCGCTGGCGCCGGTGCTGTTCGGGCTGCTGGACGCCGACCCCGTCCGGCGGCTGACGGCCGACGACGCCGACGCCGCGCTCGCCGCAGTCGCGGCCGGTCAGGTCACCGCGCCGCTCCCGTACGCGCCGCCGCCTTCGCCCGGGGGGACCGCGCTGGACGCCGGCCCGGTGCCCGCGCCCGGTCCCGTGCCGATGCCGTCGCGGACCTGGGACGTCCCGCTGCCGCCGCCCCCGCCGCGCCGCCGGTCGCCGTTCGTCCCGGTGCTCGCGGGCATCGCGCTCACGGCCGTCGCGGCGGGCGTCCTCGCGTACGCGCTGTGGCCGAAGAAGGACACGCCGACGCCGCGCGCCGACGACCCGTCCATCACCGTCACGACCGGCGCACCGACGACGCCGGCCGCGCGGACCACCGCGCCCGCCGGGGAACCGCAGGTCCCGGCGGGGATGCGGCTCGCGTCCAACAACGGCTACGAGCTTCCGGTCCCCGCCGGCTGGACGGTCAAGGACGACCCGCCGTACCGCCGCTCCTGGACCGATCCGGCCACCAAGGCCTACGTCCTCGTGGACGAGACGCCCTGGACCGGCGACCCCTACACGCACTGGCAGGACTTCGAGGCCGAGGCCCGCGCCAACGGCCGTCTCCCCGGCTACCGGCACGTCTCGCTGACCTGGGCGGACGGCGGTCAGGCCGCCGACCTGGAGTACACGTGGATGAACGGCGCGATGCGGGCCGTCACCCGGGGCGTCGAGGCGAACGGGCGGCACTACGCGGTGATGGTCGCCTATCCGGTGCGGTCGTCGTCGCGGCGCCCGCTCCTGCTGCGGTCCCTCCACGGCTTCCGTCCGTGA
- a CDS encoding serine/threonine-protein kinase: MTQDRLLGGRYRLDAVVGRGGMGTVWRAYDLTLDREVAVKEVVLPPGLSAAERGVLYERTFREARASARLNHPGVVTVHDVVEARDRPWIVMELVRARSLQDLLELGPLEHRRVAEIGLQMLAALRAAHEKGILHRDVKPSNVLITDSGRVVLTDFGIAQVEGDATLTQTGLVMGSPAYIPPERAAGERAVPASDLWALGATLYAALEGHSPYERSDAMSSLQAALTEPVPRGRNAGPLAPVLDGLLAREPRHRMSPDEARPLLTRVASMPPPPSTVVEDTVLDDLSGFSAKTVTDDRSASTVLDSAELEPVTRREPGRALSRDPGPSRPTSHDQPPDRRAPRPDPRSWTPEPTPPPTPPPVPHEQEARTLLEPNAWEPRPSNQGGWDGSSSYPHWPDRTPSYDRERRRTMIVVTIAVIVAVAAVLAGAFIVRQRVNHDEGMARPNTVITTPLA, encoded by the coding sequence ATGACACAGGATCGTCTCCTCGGCGGCCGCTACCGCCTCGACGCGGTGGTGGGCCGGGGCGGGATGGGCACGGTGTGGCGCGCCTACGACCTCACCCTCGACCGCGAGGTCGCGGTCAAGGAGGTCGTGCTGCCGCCCGGTCTGAGCGCGGCCGAACGCGGCGTCCTCTACGAGCGGACGTTCCGGGAGGCGCGGGCGTCCGCACGGTTGAACCACCCGGGCGTGGTGACCGTCCACGACGTCGTCGAGGCGCGGGACCGGCCGTGGATCGTCATGGAGCTGGTCCGCGCCCGCTCTTTGCAGGACCTGCTGGAGCTGGGGCCGCTGGAGCACCGCCGCGTCGCCGAGATCGGCCTCCAGATGCTCGCCGCGCTGCGCGCCGCGCACGAGAAGGGCATCCTGCACCGGGACGTGAAGCCGAGCAACGTCCTCATCACCGACTCCGGCCGCGTCGTCCTCACCGACTTCGGCATCGCGCAGGTCGAGGGCGACGCGACGCTCACCCAGACCGGCCTGGTCATGGGCTCGCCCGCCTACATCCCGCCCGAGCGCGCGGCGGGGGAGCGCGCGGTGCCCGCGTCCGACCTGTGGGCGCTCGGCGCGACGCTCTACGCCGCGCTGGAGGGCCACTCGCCCTACGAACGCTCCGACGCGATGTCGTCCTTGCAGGCCGCGCTGACCGAGCCGGTGCCGCGCGGGCGCAACGCCGGGCCGCTGGCGCCCGTCCTGGACGGCCTGCTGGCCCGCGAGCCCCGCCACCGGATGAGCCCGGACGAGGCGCGCCCGCTGCTGACCCGCGTCGCCTCCATGCCCCCGCCGCCTTCGACGGTCGTGGAGGACACCGTCCTGGACGACCTGTCGGGCTTCTCGGCCAAGACCGTCACCGACGACAGGTCCGCCTCGACCGTGCTGGACTCGGCCGAACTGGAACCGGTGACCCGCCGCGAACCCGGACGCGCCCTGTCCCGCGACCCGGGCCCGTCCCGTCCCACGTCCCACGACCAGCCCCCGGACCGGCGCGCCCCGCGCCCCGACCCGCGCTCGTGGACCCCCGAGCCGACCCCGCCCCCGACGCCCCCGCCCGTCCCGCACGAGCAGGAGGCGCGGACGCTCCTGGAACCGAACGCGTGGGAGCCCCGCCCGTCCAACCAGGGCGGCTGGGACGGCTCGTCGTCCTATCCCCACTGGCCCGACCGGACGCCGTCCTACGACCGCGAACGCCGCCGCACCATGATCGTCGTGACGATCGCCGTCATCGTCGCGGTCGCCGCCGTCCTCGCGGGCGCCTTCATCGTCCGCCAGCGCGTGAACCACGACGAGGGCATGGCCCGTCCGAACACCGTGATCACCACGCCGTTGGCCTGA
- a CDS encoding DUF6114 domain-containing protein translates to MALQTRPAPRGFRRWRRTRPFWGGLLAVLAGAELIAIPLAPMPLVVHQGMAGVASWLIGALLAVAGVLLWTQPQQRAFYGILAVLLSLVSFLTSNFGGFLVGMLLGLVGGALGFAWTPTAPAAEEPEEAEVVRATGGPRHGRLAAFAAPALLPVAAGLHFAAPSPSATPTPSATPSASPAPSATPTPSATPTPSTTPTPSATCPAKPSGTAEAETRAYLDALKKAPASCAPTAKTATAAGPSFAADATTLKAGSLTMTGLSYDGVASLNTASGTVKALKFSMSKADLKDVDQRTAHGGTTSVLSTPGLTFTGDVVMYTTKMSAKVLGIPLTFTPASPPPLVLPVMQMTDVVSEQPAVQADDTAITGLAQRV, encoded by the coding sequence GTGGCCCTTCAGACGCGTCCCGCGCCGCGCGGCTTCCGGCGCTGGCGGCGGACCCGGCCGTTCTGGGGCGGGCTGCTCGCCGTCCTCGCCGGCGCCGAGCTGATCGCCATCCCGCTCGCGCCGATGCCGCTCGTCGTCCACCAGGGCATGGCCGGCGTCGCGAGCTGGCTGATCGGCGCGCTGCTCGCCGTCGCCGGGGTGCTGCTGTGGACGCAGCCGCAGCAGCGGGCGTTCTACGGCATTCTCGCGGTGCTGCTGTCGCTGGTGTCGTTCCTGACGTCCAACTTCGGCGGCTTCCTGGTCGGGATGCTGCTCGGCCTGGTCGGCGGCGCCCTCGGCTTCGCCTGGACCCCGACCGCCCCCGCCGCGGAAGAGCCGGAGGAGGCGGAGGTCGTGCGCGCGACCGGCGGTCCGCGCCACGGACGCCTGGCGGCGTTCGCCGCCCCCGCCCTGCTGCCCGTCGCCGCGGGGCTGCACTTCGCCGCGCCGTCGCCGAGCGCCACGCCCACGCCGTCCGCGACGCCGAGCGCCTCACCCGCGCCGAGCGCCACGCCGACGCCGAGCGCCACCCCGACGCCGAGCACCACCCCGACGCCGTCGGCCACGTGCCCGGCCAAGCCGTCCGGGACGGCGGAGGCGGAGACGCGCGCCTACCTGGACGCGCTGAAGAAGGCTCCCGCGTCCTGCGCGCCGACCGCCAAGACGGCGACCGCCGCCGGGCCGTCCTTCGCCGCGGACGCGACGACGCTCAAGGCCGGGTCGCTCACGATGACGGGCCTCAGCTACGACGGCGTCGCGTCCCTGAACACGGCGTCCGGCACGGTGAAGGCGCTGAAGTTCAGCATGAGCAAGGCCGACCTGAAGGACGTGGACCAGCGGACGGCGCACGGCGGCACGACGTCCGTCCTGAGCACGCCCGGCCTGACGTTCACCGGCGACGTCGTTATGTACACGACCAAGATGTCGGCGAAGGTCCTCGGCATCCCGCTGACGTTCACCCCGGCGAGCCCGCCGCCGCTCGTCCTGCCCGTCATGCAGATGACGGACGTGGTCTCCGAGCAGCCCGCCGTCCAGGCCGACGACACCGCCATCACCGGCCTCGCCCAGCGCGTCTGA
- a CDS encoding DUF6230 family protein, producing MSETPAASLGRTRWKRFAALAVPAAVGAGALMFLTGQGAVASSFAVSGSSFKVRASSLEGDGFVQYGGADESKDGQKHPVQISGIKHATIRDMCQSMKVGPFTLRLTAGTGKDPVEATDLVLDVAQLDANASFRDIQIGRDASTLDAGPSGARGATGMFGQQASHVTLTDVKQVAWATTAGTFKLNNLSMKLGGECF from the coding sequence ATGTCCGAAACCCCCGCCGCGTCCCTCGGCCGGACCCGCTGGAAGCGGTTCGCCGCCCTCGCCGTCCCCGCCGCCGTCGGCGCGGGCGCGCTCATGTTCCTCACCGGCCAGGGCGCGGTCGCCTCGTCCTTCGCCGTGTCCGGGAGCAGCTTCAAGGTCCGCGCCTCGTCCCTGGAGGGCGACGGGTTCGTCCAGTACGGCGGGGCCGACGAGAGCAAGGACGGGCAGAAGCACCCCGTCCAGATCTCCGGCATCAAGCACGCCACGATCCGGGACATGTGCCAGTCGATGAAGGTCGGGCCGTTCACGCTGCGGCTCACCGCCGGGACCGGCAAGGACCCGGTCGAGGCCACCGACCTCGTCCTCGACGTCGCGCAGCTCGACGCCAACGCCTCCTTCCGCGACATCCAGATCGGCCGCGACGCCAGCACCCTGGACGCCGGGCCGTCCGGCGCGCGCGGCGCCACCGGCATGTTCGGCCAGCAGGCGTCGCACGTCACGCTCACCGACGTCAAGCAGGTCGCCTGGGCGACGACGGCCGGGACGTTCAAGCTCAACAACCTCAGCATGAAGCTCGGTGGGGAGTGTTTCTGA
- a CDS encoding response regulator, producing the protein MQANSAKVLAVDDRDENLIALTAVLDALPVDVVAVTSGQDALKELLNDEFALILLDVIMPGMDGFETAQHIKGRARTRDVPIIFLTATGDAGDDAYRGYAAGAVDYLTKPFDPWLLRAKVSVFVDLHRRELEVRRRAELLRRALQDDGGENVPALLSRQVGQVEAAVARLRAKDAALPLSDVETRLDELRTTVRALQS; encoded by the coding sequence GTGCAGGCGAATTCCGCGAAGGTCCTGGCCGTGGACGACCGCGACGAGAACCTCATCGCGCTGACCGCGGTGCTCGACGCCCTGCCGGTCGACGTCGTGGCCGTGACGTCCGGGCAGGACGCGCTGAAAGAGCTGCTGAACGACGAGTTCGCGCTCATCCTGCTGGACGTGATCATGCCAGGGATGGACGGGTTCGAGACCGCGCAGCACATCAAGGGACGCGCGCGGACCCGGGACGTCCCGATCATCTTCCTCACCGCGACGGGCGACGCGGGCGACGACGCGTACCGGGGCTACGCGGCGGGCGCCGTGGACTACCTGACCAAGCCGTTCGACCCGTGGCTGCTGCGCGCCAAGGTGTCGGTCTTCGTGGACCTGCACCGGCGCGAGCTGGAGGTCCGGCGACGGGCGGAGCTGCTGCGGCGCGCTCTGCAGGACGACGGGGGCGAGAACGTTCCCGCGCTGCTGTCGCGGCAGGTCGGGCAGGTGGAGGCCGCCGTGGCGCGGCTTCGGGCCAAGGACGCGGCGCTGCCGCTGTCGGACGTCGAGACCCGGCTGGACGAGCTGCGGACGACCGTCCGGGCCCTGCAGTCCTGA
- a CDS encoding response regulator transcription factor has protein sequence MIRVVLADDQVLVRAGFRALLDAQDGVEVVGEAGTGDEAVDLARRVRPDVLLMDIRMPGLDGLEATRRITADAALADVRIVILTTFELDEYVFEALRGGASGFLVKDTEPVELVAAVRAAARGDALLSPGVTRRLIAEFAARAKEPVVAPRLNALTDREREVMTLVGEGLSNDEIAARLVVSPATAKTHVSRTMIKLGARDRAQLVVFAYESGLVKPGWLP, from the coding sequence ATGATCAGGGTCGTGCTCGCGGACGATCAGGTGCTCGTCCGCGCCGGGTTCCGCGCGCTGCTGGACGCGCAGGACGGCGTCGAGGTCGTCGGCGAGGCCGGGACCGGGGACGAGGCCGTCGACCTGGCGCGGCGCGTGCGTCCCGACGTGCTGCTCATGGACATCCGGATGCCGGGGCTGGACGGGCTGGAGGCCACGCGGCGCATCACCGCCGACGCCGCGCTCGCCGACGTGCGGATCGTCATCCTCACCACGTTCGAGCTGGACGAGTACGTGTTCGAGGCGCTGCGCGGCGGCGCGTCCGGCTTTCTCGTGAAGGACACCGAGCCCGTCGAGCTGGTCGCGGCCGTGCGGGCGGCGGCGCGCGGCGACGCGCTGCTGTCCCCCGGCGTCACGCGGCGGCTCATCGCCGAGTTCGCCGCGCGGGCCAAGGAGCCCGTCGTCGCGCCCCGGCTGAACGCGCTGACCGACCGGGAACGCGAGGTGATGACGCTGGTCGGCGAGGGGCTGAGCAACGACGAGATCGCGGCGCGGCTCGTCGTCAGCCCTGCGACCGCCAAGACGCACGTCAGCCGCACTATGATCAAACTCGGGGCGCGGGACCGCGCGCAGCTCGTCGTGTTCGCCTACGAGTCCGGGCTCGTCAAGCCCGGCTGGCTGCCCTGA
- a CDS encoding DUF4291 domain-containing protein has translation MELFQIRADHDRDSIVVYQAYGKAIGGAAVAAGRFVPPFSRTRMTWIKPSFLWLMARSGWARKPGQEMVLGVRISRAGWESALDRAVLTGPDRSVFRDAAEWRAAFKRATVHVQWDPERTIHGAPLDARSIQVGISRHVIGEYADTWVREITDLTPLVRKIHGLLLDGRTSRAKALLPKERPYPFVAPHLRLGA, from the coding sequence GTGGAACTGTTCCAGATTCGCGCCGACCACGACCGGGACTCGATCGTCGTCTACCAGGCGTACGGGAAGGCGATCGGCGGGGCGGCGGTCGCGGCCGGACGGTTCGTGCCGCCGTTCTCCCGCACCCGGATGACGTGGATCAAACCGTCCTTCCTGTGGCTGATGGCGCGCAGCGGATGGGCGCGCAAGCCCGGTCAGGAAATGGTCCTCGGCGTCCGGATCAGCCGCGCGGGGTGGGAGAGCGCCCTGGACCGCGCGGTGCTCACCGGCCCGGACCGGTCGGTGTTCCGGGACGCGGCGGAATGGCGCGCCGCGTTCAAGAGAGCGACCGTCCACGTCCAGTGGGATCCCGAGCGGACGATCCACGGCGCCCCGCTGGACGCGCGCAGCATCCAGGTCGGGATCAGCCGGCACGTGATCGGCGAGTACGCCGACACGTGGGTCCGGGAGATCACGGACCTGACGCCGCTCGTCCGCAAGATCCACGGGCTGCTGCTGGACGGCCGCACGAGCCGCGCCAAGGCGCTCCTGCCGAAGGAGCGGCCCTATCCCTTCGTTGCGCCGCACCTGCGGCTGGGTGCTTGA
- a CDS encoding protein-L-isoaspartate O-methyltransferase family protein, which yields MGKHSKPATSADNGDVIPDRVWRRMLDALDLEPGMSVLEIGTGTGHTAALLAEAGALVTTVETVPELAAAASAALPRADVADRITVITGPLEKGAPDHAPFDRVISTTGAHTIPPAWIEQTKEGGRIVVPYTGPEYPGALLALTVAEGTATGGATTAAHPQRGKHLKTRHPAPAGPLNRLHMTATPTSQTITFT from the coding sequence GTGGGAAAGCACAGCAAACCAGCAACCAGCGCGGACAACGGCGACGTCATCCCCGACCGGGTCTGGCGCCGAATGCTGGACGCCCTGGACCTGGAGCCGGGCATGTCCGTCCTGGAGATAGGCACAGGAACCGGCCACACCGCCGCCCTGCTGGCCGAGGCCGGAGCATTGGTGACAACGGTCGAGACCGTCCCCGAACTCGCCGCAGCGGCCTCCGCCGCCCTGCCCCGGGCCGACGTCGCCGACCGGATCACCGTCATCACCGGCCCCCTGGAAAAAGGCGCCCCCGACCATGCCCCCTTCGACCGCGTCATATCCACGACAGGCGCTCACACGATCCCCCCGGCCTGGATCGAACAGACCAAAGAAGGCGGCCGGATAGTTGTCCCTTACACAGGCCCCGAATATCCGGGCGCCCTTCTGGCCCTGACGGTGGCTGAAGGAACCGCGACCGGCGGCGCCACCACCGCTGCCCACCCCCAACGCGGCAAACACCTCAAAACCCGTCACCCGGCCCCCGCCGGGCCCCTGAACCGCCTCCACATGACCGCCACCCCCACCTCCCAGACCATCACCTTCACCTGA
- a CDS encoding ParB/Srx family N-terminal domain-containing protein: MRFTSMSVRASVAGAALAAVAGGGLAAAGPASGAPGVPGARPSFCGHDDRNTPYAPYLCAGAGDLLDVRIGDVHPTQPSLGYDEVYYKLGRYTLGKDAINKKFDDWCEADGRVAAASASPGARLDDPSSFTCELPVGGETPASVAAMKTVVIGPGGRPYLTDGHHTLTSFAETPDGGLNLHVRLRVLANFSTLTRKDFWTAMTDRKWVYLQNPDGTTTTVNKLPDSVGLANFTDDPYRSLLYFGRDIGYTQNDVPFQEFYWGSWVRDAEPIDLTSWNRTDAAGYLATVKSLTQTMTALPKNTIIGGGFTAAQLGVLDQWNAGQAAAKGEFAKLSRPYTDAKPGKLAYALEYKIRHNLD, translated from the coding sequence ATGCGTTTCACATCCATGTCCGTCCGGGCCTCGGTGGCGGGGGCGGCGCTGGCCGCCGTCGCCGGAGGCGGCCTGGCCGCCGCCGGGCCGGCCAGCGGTGCCCCGGGCGTGCCCGGGGCCAGGCCGTCGTTCTGCGGGCACGACGACCGGAACACCCCGTATGCGCCGTACCTGTGCGCGGGGGCCGGTGACCTGCTCGACGTCCGTATCGGGGACGTCCACCCCACCCAGCCGTCGCTGGGGTACGACGAGGTGTACTACAAGCTCGGTCGTTACACGCTCGGCAAGGACGCCATCAACAAGAAGTTCGACGACTGGTGCGAGGCCGACGGGCGCGTCGCCGCCGCCTCGGCGTCCCCCGGCGCCCGCCTGGACGACCCGTCGTCGTTCACCTGCGAACTCCCGGTCGGCGGCGAGACTCCTGCGAGCGTCGCGGCGATGAAGACCGTCGTCATCGGGCCCGGCGGCCGTCCATACCTGACCGACGGGCACCACACGCTCACGTCGTTCGCCGAGACGCCCGACGGCGGCCTCAATCTGCACGTCCGGCTGCGCGTGCTGGCCAACTTCAGCACGCTGACCCGGAAGGACTTCTGGACGGCGATGACCGACCGGAAGTGGGTCTACCTCCAGAACCCCGACGGCACGACGACCACCGTGAACAAGCTGCCCGACAGCGTCGGCCTGGCCAACTTCACCGACGACCCGTACCGCAGCCTGCTCTACTTCGGCCGCGACATCGGCTACACCCAGAACGACGTGCCCTTCCAGGAGTTCTACTGGGGGAGCTGGGTCCGCGACGCCGAGCCGATCGACCTGACGTCCTGGAACCGCACCGACGCCGCCGGTTACCTGGCCACGGTCAAGTCGCTCACGCAGACGATGACGGCCCTTCCGAAGAACACCATCATCGGCGGCGGGTTCACGGCGGCGCAGCTCGGCGTCCTCGACCAGTGGAACGCCGGCCAGGCCGCCGCCAAGGGCGAGTTCGCCAAGCTGAGCCGTCCTTACACCGACGCCAAGCCCGGCAAGCTCGCCTACGCCCTCGAATACAAGATCCGGCACAACCTCGACTGA